A window from Desulfovibrio subterraneus encodes these proteins:
- a CDS encoding rod shape-determining protein, which yields MAKILDFFLGMFSNDLAIDLGTANTCVYVKGQGIVLREPSVVAVKKDARGNTVVLAVGHDAKRMLGRTPGNIQAIRPMKDGVIADFEITEAMLRHFIRKVHNNRIVHPRIIICVPTGITQVEKRAVKESAQSAGAREVYLIEEPMAAAIGANLPIQEPTSNMVVDIGGGTTEVAVISLSGVVYSKSVRVGGDKMDEAIMTHVKRKYNMLIGESTAEEIKIKIASAYPMDPEETLEVKGRDLVTGIPQNIIITSEEVRKAISEQVDSIVQAVRIALEQTPPELAADIVDRGIVLTGGGGLLKGLDQLLREETSLPITVVDDPLSTVVIGTGKALDNLDILKEVAVD from the coding sequence ATGGCAAAGATACTGGATTTTTTTCTTGGGATGTTTTCCAACGACCTGGCTATTGACCTGGGAACCGCCAACACCTGCGTCTACGTGAAGGGGCAGGGGATTGTTCTGCGTGAACCCTCCGTCGTGGCGGTGAAGAAGGATGCCCGAGGCAACACCGTTGTCCTTGCTGTCGGACATGACGCCAAGCGCATGCTCGGCCGTACCCCCGGTAACATTCAGGCCATCCGGCCCATGAAGGACGGGGTTATCGCCGATTTTGAAATAACCGAAGCCATGTTGCGCCACTTTATCCGCAAGGTGCACAATAACCGTATCGTGCATCCGCGAATCATCATCTGTGTGCCTACCGGCATTACGCAGGTGGAAAAGCGTGCGGTAAAGGAATCTGCCCAGAGCGCCGGCGCGCGTGAAGTATATCTTATTGAAGAACCCATGGCAGCTGCCATCGGCGCCAACCTGCCCATTCAGGAGCCTACCTCCAACATGGTGGTAGACATCGGCGGCGGCACCACGGAAGTGGCAGTCATCTCGCTCTCCGGCGTGGTGTATTCCAAGTCCGTGCGTGTGGGCGGCGACAAGATGGATGAAGCCATCATGACGCACGTTAAGCGCAAGTACAACATGCTCATCGGTGAATCCACCGCAGAAGAAATCAAGATCAAGATCGCATCCGCCTATCCCATGGACCCCGAGGAAACTCTGGAAGTGAAGGGCCGCGACCTTGTGACGGGTATTCCTCAAAACATCATCATTACTTCCGAAGAAGTCCGCAAGGCAATCTCCGAACAGGTGGATTCCATCGTGCAGGCCGTGCGCATTGCACTGGAACAGACGCCTCCGGAACTTGCGGCGGATATCGTGGACAGGGGTATCGTGCTGACCGGCGGCGGCGGACTCCTGAAGGGATTGGACCAGTTGCTGCGCGAGGAAACCTCGCTGCCCATAACCGTTGTGGACGATCCGCTCTCCACCGTTGTTATCGGCACCGGCAAGGCGCTGGACAATCTGGATATTCTCAAGGAGGTAGCGGTCGATTAA
- a CDS encoding TIGR01212 family radical SAM protein (This family includes YhcC from E. coli K-12, an uncharacterized radical SAM protein.) gives MNRYHQLSVYFRHRFRQRVQKIPLDAGFTCPNRDGSLSTRGCIFCNPRGSGSGMGLQGTTLQDQWAFWRERYSRSLGPATFIAYLQSFSNTYGPLEKLEKTLAEIEALPDLAGLSIGTRPDCVDEERLDLIARTATAPSIREVWLELGLQSAQDKTLERINRGHDFACFERAVRMAHARGLKTCVHVIAGLPGESTDDFLHTIDRVNALPVQGIKFHSLYVAEHTPLAEEWRQGGYTPLNEDVYIDTVVRAIPRLRPEIVIQRLTGDPSEGELLAPVWPSTKTGILAAIATGLQNSNTWQGKALGTPGTGNERPPLWFTLRRNLPVALQKEWEREYRAIAPELDFDITEPLV, from the coding sequence ATGAATAGATACCACCAATTGTCCGTCTACTTCCGACACCGTTTTCGTCAGCGGGTGCAAAAAATACCGCTCGATGCCGGTTTCACGTGCCCCAATCGGGACGGTTCCCTCTCCACCCGCGGGTGCATCTTCTGCAACCCGCGAGGGTCCGGTTCCGGAATGGGCCTGCAAGGCACAACCCTTCAGGACCAATGGGCTTTTTGGCGCGAGCGGTATAGCCGCTCGCTGGGTCCCGCGACCTTCATAGCCTATTTGCAATCATTTTCCAACACATATGGGCCCCTCGAAAAACTCGAAAAAACCCTCGCGGAAATCGAAGCCTTACCTGATTTGGCAGGATTGTCCATAGGGACCAGACCCGATTGTGTGGACGAGGAACGACTCGACCTCATCGCACGCACCGCAACGGCTCCCTCCATACGCGAGGTATGGCTCGAACTGGGCCTGCAATCCGCGCAGGACAAAACCCTGGAACGCATCAACCGGGGGCACGACTTTGCCTGTTTCGAACGCGCCGTCCGAATGGCCCATGCCCGCGGGCTGAAAACATGCGTTCACGTCATCGCCGGGCTGCCCGGCGAATCAACAGATGACTTCCTGCACACCATAGACAGGGTCAACGCCCTGCCGGTGCAGGGAATCAAGTTCCACAGCCTCTATGTGGCCGAGCACACCCCGCTGGCCGAAGAATGGCGGCAAGGCGGCTACACCCCATTGAACGAGGATGTATATATTGATACCGTGGTGCGGGCCATTCCCCGTCTGCGTCCTGAAATTGTCATCCAGCGACTGACAGGGGACCCTTCGGAAGGTGAACTGCTTGCTCCGGTCTGGCCGTCGACCAAAACCGGCATTCTTGCCGCCATTGCCACGGGGCTGCAAAACAGCAATACATGGCAGGGCAAGGCGCTGGGCACCCCCGGCACCGGCAACGAACGCCCCCCCCTGTGGTTCACCCTGCGCCGCAACCTGCCGGTTGCACTGCAGAAGGAATGGGAACGGGAGTATCGCGCCATTGCCCCGGAACTGGATTTTGACATCACGGAGCCGCTCGTATGA
- a CDS encoding methylated-DNA--[protein]-cysteine S-methyltransferase, with amino-acid sequence MKTYTMTTDNMLVESISAGRLRLTLNWVGQQLAEAAISWKDEKRQDTPENELTATGKVLLAKLKEYVAGRPVTWPDMPLAMQRCTPFTQEVLTRLMSVPAGTTVTYGELAAMAGRPGAARGVGQIMRRNHWPLIVPCHRVIGSGGTMTGFSGAGGIPLKEYLLHLEGYL; translated from the coding sequence ATGAAGACGTATACCATGACCACGGACAACATGCTCGTAGAATCCATTTCGGCGGGGCGGCTACGCCTTACGCTGAATTGGGTCGGACAGCAACTGGCTGAAGCGGCAATTTCATGGAAAGATGAAAAGAGGCAGGACACCCCTGAAAACGAATTGACTGCCACCGGCAAAGTTCTGCTCGCAAAGCTGAAGGAGTATGTGGCGGGCCGCCCTGTCACATGGCCGGACATGCCCCTTGCCATGCAGCGATGCACGCCGTTTACGCAGGAGGTGCTCACCCGACTGATGTCTGTACCCGCCGGCACGACAGTGACCTACGGCGAGCTTGCCGCCATGGCCGGACGTCCCGGCGCGGCACGCGGCGTGGGTCAGATAATGCGTCGCAACCACTGGCCGCTCATCGTTCCCTGCCACAGGGTCATAGGTTCCGGCGGAACCATGACAGGATTTTCCGGCGCAGGGGGCATTCCCCTGAAAGAATACCTGCTGCACCTTGAAGGATATCTGTAA
- the folE2 gene encoding GTP cyclohydrolase FolE2, with the protein MEDVQMSPAQVAMAIDRVGVRDLRLPIVIRDRARGAQHTVARVDIGVDLPAEFKGTHMSRFVEALEGWAEELDYDSMRNLLLDIKDRLHARKAYAMFRFPYFLNKKAPASGRGGLMNYKCQLTGELKGDKPSFLLEVDVPVMTVCPCSKAISDEGAHSQRALVRMQVRMRGFAWIEEFIEIAEASASSPVYSLLKREDEKFVTEAAFASPTFVEDVVRSVAQKLEAHPQVSWFRVEVESYESIHNHSAFATIEKHT; encoded by the coding sequence ATGGAAGACGTACAGATGAGCCCCGCTCAGGTGGCTATGGCTATTGACCGTGTGGGCGTCCGCGACCTGCGCCTGCCCATTGTCATCCGCGACCGTGCACGGGGTGCGCAGCATACCGTGGCGCGCGTAGATATCGGGGTGGACCTGCCTGCCGAGTTCAAGGGCACGCATATGAGCCGCTTTGTGGAGGCGCTGGAAGGATGGGCGGAAGAGCTTGATTACGACAGCATGCGTAATCTGCTGCTGGACATCAAGGACCGTCTGCATGCGCGCAAGGCGTATGCGATGTTCCGTTTCCCCTATTTCCTGAACAAGAAGGCTCCGGCCAGCGGCCGCGGCGGCCTGATGAACTATAAATGCCAGCTTACCGGTGAACTGAAGGGCGACAAGCCCTCCTTTCTGCTGGAAGTGGACGTGCCGGTCATGACCGTATGCCCCTGTTCCAAGGCCATATCCGACGAAGGTGCGCACAGCCAGCGCGCCCTTGTGCGTATGCAGGTGCGCATGCGCGGGTTTGCGTGGATTGAGGAGTTCATCGAAATTGCCGAGGCGTCTGCCTCTTCGCCTGTTTATTCCCTGCTCAAGCGCGAGGACGAGAAGTTCGTCACCGAAGCCGCGTTTGCCTCCCCCACCTTTGTGGAAGACGTGGTGCGCAGCGTGGCGCAGAAGCTGGAAGCGCATCCGCAGGTGAGCTGGTTCCGCGTGGAGGTGGAGAGCTACGAATCCATCCACAACCACAGTGCCTTTGCCACCATTGAGAAGCATACCTAG
- the nikR gene encoding nickel-responsive transcriptional regulator NikR, which yields MGQTIRFGVSLDSDLLEKFDKLCEQRCYQTRSEAIRDLIRNTLVEEEWKDDTREIAGTLTLVYDHHKSDLSQKLVEIQHDHHDVIITSLHVHLDHYNCLEVLLLKGDGNEVRTLAQKLVSTKGVKHGKLTLATTGQDLV from the coding sequence ATGGGCCAGACCATCCGATTCGGTGTGTCACTCGACTCCGATCTGCTGGAGAAATTCGATAAGCTGTGTGAACAGCGTTGCTATCAGACCCGTTCGGAAGCCATCCGCGACCTTATCCGCAATACGCTGGTGGAAGAGGAGTGGAAGGACGATACCCGCGAAATCGCGGGAACCCTCACGCTGGTGTACGACCACCACAAGAGCGATCTTTCCCAGAAGCTCGTCGAGATTCAGCACGATCATCATGACGTGATAATCACCTCGCTGCACGTGCATCTGGACCATTACAACTGCCTTGAAGTGCTGCTGCTCAAGGGAGACGGCAACGAGGTGCGCACCCTCGCCCAGAAGCTCGTTTCCACCAAGGGCGTGAAGCACGGCAAGCTCACCTTGGCGACAACAGGACAGGACCTTGTCTAA
- a CDS encoding class I SAM-dependent methyltransferase, with translation MTGLKEYTPQIDLQLCGRHWRLERAADLESLWESMGDDEFGDDERLPYWTELWPSSMVLAEWLYVRRGELAGKRCLDMGCGLGLTALVGAWLGADMVAMDYEPQALRFAARNALINDVPSPLWTVMDWRYPAVAMHAFAYVWGGDIMYERRFVEPVLAFLEHALASDGVAWVAEPNRNVYMYFLEQLDRRGWKAHRLSMEQTQALYEQPAAVTVSLWELRR, from the coding sequence ATGACCGGACTCAAGGAATATACCCCGCAGATAGATCTGCAATTGTGCGGCAGGCACTGGAGGCTCGAACGGGCCGCCGATCTGGAATCGTTGTGGGAATCCATGGGCGATGACGAGTTCGGTGATGACGAACGCCTTCCGTACTGGACCGAGCTGTGGCCTTCCAGCATGGTGCTTGCTGAATGGCTGTATGTCCGCCGTGGTGAGCTCGCCGGAAAGCGTTGTCTGGATATGGGGTGCGGGCTTGGCCTTACCGCGCTGGTCGGCGCATGGCTGGGCGCTGATATGGTCGCCATGGACTACGAACCGCAGGCGCTGCGGTTTGCCGCGCGCAACGCGCTCATCAACGATGTTCCCTCTCCTCTCTGGACAGTCATGGACTGGCGATACCCTGCCGTGGCCATGCACGCCTTTGCATATGTATGGGGCGGCGACATCATGTATGAGCGCCGTTTTGTGGAACCTGTGCTGGCGTTTCTGGAGCATGCGCTCGCATCCGATGGTGTGGCATGGGTGGCGGAACCGAACAGAAATGTGTACATGTATTTCCTCGAACAGCTGGACCGGCGTGGCTGGAAGGCGCACAGGCTCTCCATGGAACAGACGCAGGCCCTGTACGAACAGCCCGCGGCGGTTACCGTGAGCCTGTGGGAGCTGCGCCGTTGA
- a CDS encoding biotin transporter BioY, producing the protein MTTPLSGLHKQVWTAMLAALIAVGAMVQLPIGPVPVTLQTLFIVLAGLILGPVRGASAMALYILAGIIGLPVFAGGKAGFAHMLGPTGGYLLGYVGTALLAGFGSSEADAPPGFIKPLLWSLAGLVCVFAVGLAQLMAVLDISFEKAVAIGFAPFIIGDLIKVFAAVFAYRYLHSRRLLPS; encoded by the coding sequence ATGACCACACCACTCTCGGGACTGCACAAACAGGTCTGGACTGCAATGCTCGCGGCACTGATTGCCGTGGGAGCCATGGTGCAACTGCCCATCGGCCCCGTGCCGGTTACGCTGCAGACACTGTTCATTGTCCTCGCCGGTCTCATTCTCGGCCCCGTGCGCGGTGCTTCCGCCATGGCGCTCTACATTCTCGCGGGCATAATCGGCCTGCCCGTGTTTGCAGGCGGCAAGGCCGGATTCGCCCATATGCTCGGCCCCACCGGAGGCTATCTTCTCGGCTATGTGGGCACGGCGCTGCTTGCCGGATTCGGTTCATCAGAAGCGGACGCGCCCCCCGGCTTCATCAAGCCCCTGCTGTGGTCGCTGGCAGGACTGGTGTGCGTGTTTGCCGTGGGCCTCGCCCAGCTCATGGCCGTTCTCGACATTTCGTTTGAAAAGGCCGTTGCCATCGGCTTTGCCCCCTTCATCATCGGCGACCTGATCAAGGTCTTTGCAGCCGTATTCGCCTATCGCTACCTCCACAGCCGGAGACTGCTGCCGTCGTGA
- a CDS encoding energy-coupling factor ABC transporter ATP-binding protein, translated as MIELNSVTFSYPGAPSPSLRDITFSVPEGTLLCLCGVNGSGKSTLLSLLAGLHSPTGGTLSVAGFSSPGREDKLRGLSALVLQDADLQIIGSTVAEDMMLAFPHGLAGAEETAMDMATRFGLADHWHSPVQTLSYGQKRKLCLAVALLGSPGLLLLDEPFSGLDYPAIREMRAILMRNKESKLTQIISVHDLESVIDLADSMVVLHAGGQVRHGTPETVLDGIAAYGVRPPCSWQRGRGIVPWE; from the coding sequence GTGATTGAACTCAACTCCGTCACGTTCTCGTATCCGGGGGCTCCGTCACCTTCGCTGCGCGATATCACCTTTTCCGTTCCGGAAGGAACCCTGCTCTGCCTGTGCGGGGTAAACGGCAGCGGCAAATCCACCCTGCTCTCCCTGCTGGCCGGACTGCACAGCCCGACCGGAGGCACGCTCTCGGTTGCGGGGTTCAGCTCCCCCGGCAGGGAAGACAAGCTGCGCGGACTTTCCGCACTGGTGCTGCAGGATGCCGACCTGCAGATCATAGGCTCCACCGTTGCAGAAGACATGATGCTGGCCTTTCCGCACGGGCTTGCCGGCGCTGAGGAAACAGCCATGGACATGGCAACGCGGTTCGGACTGGCTGACCACTGGCACTCCCCCGTGCAGACCCTTTCGTACGGCCAGAAGCGAAAACTCTGTCTGGCGGTAGCCCTGCTCGGCTCCCCCGGCCTGCTCCTGCTGGACGAGCCCTTTTCCGGACTGGATTATCCCGCCATCCGCGAAATGCGCGCCATTCTCATGCGCAACAAGGAAAGCAAGCTCACGCAGATAATATCCGTGCACGATCTGGAATCCGTCATCGACCTTGCCGACAGCATGGTTGTGCTGCACGCAGGCGGGCAGGTGCGCCACGGCACGCCGGAGACCGTGCTGGACGGCATTGCCGCCTACGGCGTTCGCCCCCCATGCTCATGGCAACGCGGCCGCGGCATAGTGCCCTGGGAATAA
- the catA gene encoding type A chloramphenicol O-acetyltransferase, with protein sequence MPFQPIEMSAWKRRSYFEHFLNTVPCGYSATTDLDITRLANALKTGGFKSYPALIHALCTIVNRHAAFRTAFGASGEPGIWDDMHPAYTIFSAKHETFSSIWTEYHADFTVFHERYLHDCGRFADIPELFPKPDTPENVFPISSLPWVPFTAFNLNVQSTSPYLLPIFTFGKFRKDGKAITVPLSSQVHHAVCDGYHLGQFLQDLQNHLNEPEHWL encoded by the coding sequence ATGCCCTTCCAACCGATAGAAATGTCTGCATGGAAGAGAAGGTCCTATTTTGAGCACTTTCTCAACACTGTTCCCTGCGGCTACAGTGCGACAACCGATCTGGATATAACCCGCCTCGCAAACGCCCTGAAGACCGGCGGATTCAAGTCCTATCCCGCGCTCATTCATGCCCTGTGCACCATCGTCAACAGGCATGCAGCCTTCCGCACGGCCTTCGGTGCCTCCGGTGAACCGGGAATATGGGACGACATGCACCCCGCCTACACCATATTCAGCGCAAAGCATGAGACATTTTCCAGCATCTGGACCGAATATCATGCTGATTTCACGGTATTTCATGAGCGCTATCTCCACGACTGCGGACGCTTTGCCGACATACCGGAACTCTTTCCCAAACCGGATACGCCGGAAAATGTCTTCCCCATTTCAAGCCTTCCGTGGGTGCCTTTCACTGCCTTCAACCTGAATGTGCAGTCTACGTCTCCCTATCTGCTGCCCATATTCACCTTCGGCAAATTCAGAAAAGACGGGAAGGCCATCACGGTTCCGCTCTCCTCGCAAGTGCACCATGCCGTATGCGACGGCTACCATCTGGGACAATTCCTTCAGGATCTGCAAAACCACCTGAACGAGCCGGAGCACTGGCTGTAA
- a CDS encoding iron-containing alcohol dehydrogenase: MINFLFHMPTRIIFGPGKLKELGTTTYLPGKKALLVISAGGSMVTHGYMQLVQTLLAQNDAESVVFDKIQANPVLEHVTEGAALAREERCDFIIGLGGGSSIDSAKAIALMANNPGNYWDYMPSGTGGRQVPPKPALPVVAIPTTAGTGTEADPWTVITREQTKEKIGWGNDSTYPALSIVDPRLTLTVPPRVTAMTGMDAFFHAVEAYLSHARQPTSDLLAQQSVSLITSFLPQVVQDGSRIEARTMLSWASTAAGVCESLSSCISHHSMEHALSAYHPEIPHGAGLVMISVPYFRYLTRYVPDRMVDLAYFMGVEMESIPAKDQPFAFVGALEKLIHDVGLSDLKLSDYGVHRDEMATLAANSMETMGGLYNLTPTQMNLRVVTEIFEEAYS, from the coding sequence ATGATCAACTTTCTGTTTCATATGCCCACCCGCATCATTTTTGGTCCCGGCAAGCTCAAGGAGCTTGGGACCACCACCTACCTTCCCGGTAAAAAGGCCCTGCTCGTCATAAGCGCGGGCGGGTCCATGGTAACGCACGGCTATATGCAGCTCGTGCAGACCCTGCTTGCCCAGAACGATGCGGAATCCGTGGTGTTCGACAAGATTCAGGCAAATCCCGTGCTTGAGCACGTTACCGAAGGTGCCGCTCTTGCCCGCGAAGAACGTTGTGATTTCATTATAGGTCTTGGCGGAGGCAGTTCCATCGACTCGGCCAAGGCCATAGCGCTTATGGCCAACAACCCCGGCAACTACTGGGACTACATGCCCAGCGGAACCGGCGGGCGTCAGGTGCCACCCAAACCGGCACTGCCCGTTGTGGCCATTCCCACCACTGCGGGAACCGGGACTGAGGCCGACCCGTGGACCGTCATCACCCGCGAGCAGACAAAGGAGAAAATCGGCTGGGGGAACGATTCCACCTATCCCGCGCTTTCCATTGTCGACCCGCGTCTGACGCTGACCGTGCCGCCCCGTGTGACGGCCATGACCGGCATGGATGCTTTTTTCCATGCGGTGGAAGCCTATCTTTCCCATGCCCGCCAGCCCACCAGCGACCTGCTCGCACAGCAGTCGGTGAGCCTTATCACCTCGTTCCTGCCGCAGGTGGTGCAGGACGGCAGCCGCATAGAAGCCCGCACCATGCTTTCGTGGGCGTCTACCGCCGCCGGTGTGTGCGAGTCGCTCTCGTCGTGTATCTCGCACCACTCCATGGAGCATGCCTTGTCGGCCTACCATCCGGAGATTCCTCATGGCGCAGGGCTTGTCATGATTTCGGTGCCGTATTTCCGCTATCTCACCCGCTATGTTCCTGACCGCATGGTGGACCTTGCCTATTTCATGGGCGTGGAGATGGAAAGCATACCTGCGAAGGACCAGCCTTTTGCCTTTGTGGGAGCGCTGGAAAAACTGATTCATGATGTGGGCCTGTCTGACCTTAAGCTCTCCGACTATGGCGTGCACAGGGACGAGATGGCCACGCTTGCGGCCAACTCCATGGAGACCATGGGCGGACTGTATAACCTGACCCCCACCCAGATGAACCTGCGGGTGGTGACGGAGATATTTGAGGAAGCGTATAGTTAG
- a CDS encoding aminopeptidase — MSDTLELAPKSCWEIYGDDDSLAAMDELANRYVDFLSTCKTERETIDYVVERLRGAGYTTNFGHDLVYRVFKGKTIFIARKGRRALSQGLRLVGAHADTPRVDLKQRPLYEACGVGQAKTHYYGGIRKHQWFSRPLALHGVIVRQDGEVKKVNIGEDAGDPVFAIADLLPHLAQNQAKQVLSEAFEAEKMNIILGHRPVDAKKGEEGEAADTSKEAAKDAPKDAPKDAPKDAIKRRVLELLNAKYDIREEDLYSAELQAVPAGPARFVGLDRALIGGYGQDDRICCFAALESLLSGDTPEFTQTVLLWDKEEIGSEGSTGAKSRFFEYCVEDLIQAWAPSARFSDVMLNTKAVSADVHGALDPDYQDLHEKLNSATIGFGPCFCKFTGHRGKYEANDAHPEYVGWLRGVMNTAGVPWQMAELGRVDLGGGGTVAMYLAAYGMDIIDFGPPILAMHSPFELASKADLYATVKAYTAFLQA, encoded by the coding sequence ATGAGCGACACCCTTGAACTTGCCCCCAAAAGCTGCTGGGAAATCTACGGCGACGATGACAGCCTTGCCGCCATGGACGAACTTGCAAACCGTTACGTAGATTTTCTTTCCACCTGCAAGACCGAGCGCGAAACCATCGATTATGTGGTGGAGCGTCTGCGCGGCGCAGGCTACACCACCAATTTCGGGCATGATCTCGTGTACCGGGTGTTCAAGGGCAAGACCATTTTCATCGCCCGCAAGGGACGGCGTGCTCTTTCGCAGGGTCTGCGCCTTGTGGGAGCGCATGCGGATACGCCCCGCGTGGACCTGAAGCAGCGCCCCCTTTACGAGGCATGTGGCGTGGGACAGGCCAAAACCCATTACTACGGCGGCATACGCAAGCACCAGTGGTTCTCCCGCCCGCTCGCGCTGCACGGTGTTATCGTGCGGCAGGATGGCGAAGTGAAGAAGGTGAACATTGGGGAAGATGCGGGCGATCCCGTTTTCGCCATTGCGGACCTTCTGCCCCACCTTGCACAGAATCAGGCCAAGCAGGTACTTTCCGAAGCCTTTGAAGCCGAAAAGATGAACATCATCCTCGGCCATCGCCCCGTTGACGCGAAGAAGGGCGAAGAAGGGGAAGCTGCGGATACGTCCAAGGAAGCTGCAAAGGACGCACCCAAGGACGCACCCAAGGACGCACCCAAGGACGCAATCAAGCGTCGCGTGCTGGAACTGTTGAACGCCAAGTACGATATCCGCGAAGAAGATCTGTATTCCGCAGAACTGCAGGCCGTTCCCGCAGGTCCCGCCCGTTTCGTGGGGCTGGATCGCGCCCTTATCGGCGGCTACGGTCAGGACGACCGCATCTGCTGCTTTGCCGCGCTGGAATCGCTGCTGTCCGGCGATACGCCCGAATTTACTCAGACCGTGTTGCTGTGGGACAAGGAAGAGATTGGTTCCGAAGGCTCCACCGGTGCCAAGTCGCGCTTCTTTGAATACTGCGTTGAGGACCTGATTCAGGCCTGGGCTCCCTCGGCACGCTTCAGCGATGTGATGCTGAACACCAAGGCCGTTTCCGCAGACGTGCACGGCGCGCTGGACCCGGACTATCAGGACCTGCACGAAAAGCTCAACTCGGCCACCATCGGTTTTGGTCCCTGCTTCTGCAAGTTCACAGGGCACCGTGGCAAGTACGAAGCCAACGACGCCCATCCCGAATACGTGGGCTGGCTGCGCGGCGTGATGAATACCGCCGGTGTGCCGTGGCAGATGGCCGAGCTAGGCCGTGTGGACCTTGGCGGCGGCGGAACCGTTGCCATGTATCTGGCGGCATACGGCATGGACATCATCGATTTCGGACCGCCCATCCTTGCCATGCACAGCCCCTTCGAGCTGGCCAGCAAGGCGGACCTGTACGCCACGGTCAAGGCGTATACGGCTTTCCTGCAGGCGTAA
- the selA gene encoding L-seryl-tRNA(Sec) selenium transferase, with the protein MSQLFRALPSVDRALDALANLPAVRGEDSLFSVPRAIVRDHVNGFLDVCREEIRGGLYELPEQLSLESLLPRMAAYVRAKSRPHFRRVLNGTGVVVHTNLGRSLLADTAVEAVREACAHYSNLEFDLATGERGSRYSHVERILCQVTGAEAGLVVNNNAAAVMLVLDTLCKGREVIVSRGQLVEIGGSFRIPEVMEKSGARLREVGATNRTHLRDYENAITEETAALLRVHTSNYRIVGFHKEVTLEEMVALGKQRGLPVLEDLGSGSFHDFSGMGMGDEPTVQQVVGAGPDVVTFSGDKVLGGPQAGIIVGRKAWIDRIKKNPMNRALRIDKMTLAALEATLRLYADPEKARREIPTLAMITASADELKVRAKKLAARVRRELGELCTVALHEGASRVGGGSFPERDLPTTLVRIMPVAASATELKQRLLDTHPPLVGRLEDNAFCLDPRTLTDAEFPLVCDALRQGMHK; encoded by the coding sequence GTGTCTCAGCTATTCCGCGCACTGCCTTCGGTAGACAGGGCCTTGGACGCCCTTGCGAATCTGCCCGCAGTCAGGGGAGAAGATTCCCTCTTCAGCGTACCCCGCGCCATTGTGCGTGATCATGTGAACGGATTTCTGGATGTCTGCCGTGAAGAGATTCGCGGCGGTCTGTATGAGCTGCCCGAGCAGCTGTCGCTGGAATCGCTGCTGCCGCGCATGGCCGCATATGTGCGGGCCAAGTCCCGCCCTCATTTCAGGCGGGTTCTCAACGGCACGGGCGTGGTGGTGCATACCAACCTCGGCCGTTCCCTGCTGGCGGACACGGCGGTGGAAGCGGTACGCGAAGCCTGTGCCCATTATTCCAACCTTGAGTTCGATCTTGCTACCGGCGAACGCGGCAGCCGCTACAGCCATGTCGAGCGTATTCTCTGTCAGGTGACCGGAGCCGAAGCTGGGCTTGTGGTGAACAACAACGCCGCCGCTGTCATGCTGGTGCTCGATACACTGTGCAAGGGGCGCGAGGTCATTGTTTCGCGCGGGCAGCTGGTGGAAATCGGCGGCAGCTTCCGTATTCCCGAAGTCATGGAAAAGAGCGGGGCGCGTCTGCGCGAAGTGGGTGCCACCAACCGCACCCACCTGCGCGACTACGAAAATGCCATTACCGAAGAGACCGCCGCACTGCTGCGCGTGCATACATCCAACTACCGCATTGTGGGCTTCCACAAGGAAGTGACGCTGGAAGAGATGGTTGCCCTGGGCAAACAGCGCGGCCTGCCCGTGCTGGAAGACCTCGGCAGCGGCAGCTTCCACGATTTCAGCGGCATGGGTATGGGCGATGAGCCCACCGTGCAGCAGGTGGTGGGAGCAGGGCCGGATGTGGTCACCTTCTCCGGCGACAAGGTGCTGGGGGGGCCGCAGGCGGGCATTATCGTAGGCCGCAAGGCGTGGATAGACCGCATCAAGAAGAATCCCATGAACCGCGCCCTGCGTATCGACAAGATGACCCTTGCCGCGCTGGAAGCGACTCTGCGCCTGTATGCGGACCCGGAAAAGGCACGGCGCGAGATTCCTACCCTTGCCATGATCACGGCCTCTGCGGATGAACTCAAGGTGCGGGCGAAAAAGCTGGCAGCCAGAGTGCGGCGCGAACTGGGTGAATTGTGCACCGTTGCCCTGCATGAGGGTGCTTCACGCGTGGGGGGCGGTTCCTTCCCCGAACGCGACCTGCCCACAACGCTGGTGCGCATCATGCCTGTTGCGGCTTCGGCAACGGAGCTGAAGCAGCGCCTGCTGGATACGCATCCGCCTCTGGTGGGACGGCTTGAGGATAATGCCTTCTGTCTTGACCCGCGCACCCTGACGGATGCCGAATTTCCGCTGGTCTGCGATGCCCTGCGGCAGGGAATGCATAAATAG